From one bacterium genomic stretch:
- the tssE gene encoding type VI secretion system baseplate subunit TssE: protein MSERSLFERLRRPELERERRGADRASEVQASVLAHLRAMLNSRQGNAPAAPDYGVPDLTDLARGYPDSAASLERALQRSIAALEPRLASVEVRLAPPEDGSLTLAFEISARLVVGEGRAAVAFVTRVGPDGRVDVS, encoded by the coding sequence ATGAGCGAACGAAGCCTCTTCGAGCGGCTGAGAAGGCCGGAGCTGGAGCGCGAGCGGCGCGGCGCGGACCGTGCGTCCGAAGTGCAGGCGTCGGTGCTCGCGCACCTGCGGGCGATGCTGAACTCGCGCCAGGGGAACGCCCCCGCGGCGCCCGACTACGGCGTGCCCGACCTGACCGACCTCGCCCGCGGCTATCCCGACTCGGCCGCGTCGCTCGAACGGGCGCTGCAGCGCTCGATCGCCGCCTTGGAGCCGCGCCTCGCGTCGGTGGAGGTCCGCCTCGCCCCGCCCGAGGACGGCTCGTTGACGCTCGCCTTCGAGATCTCGGCCCGCCTCGTCGTCGGCGAGGGGCGCGCCGCGGTCGCCTTCGTGACCCGCGTCGGCCCGGACGGCCGCGTGGACGTGAGCTGA
- the tssC gene encoding type VI secretion system contractile sheath large subunit, translating to MAEKEQQAQTGPGAEGDLLDQIMAETKLQPTDESYSVARTGLEAFVRQLIDRRAEAPRVNQNLVNEMIAEIDRKMSKQLDAVLHNEEFQRLESSWRGLKMVVDRTDFRENVKIELLNVSKEDLLSDFEDAPEITKSGLYKLVYTDNYGVFGGEPVGAMVANYSFGPGAQDVRLLQNCAAVAAMSHAPFLAAGGPEFLGEKDFLKLPNLKDLKSIFEGPQYAKWRSFRDSEDARYVGLTMPRFLLRLPYGPETVPVKAFDYQEDVSGNHQSYLWGNSSFALASRLADSFAKYRFCSNIVGPKGGGAVEDLPVHVFESMGEMEAKIPTEVLLSERREYELSEEGFIGLAMRKGSDNACFFSANSCQKPKNFGQSKEGKMAEANYKLGTRLPYIFIVTRLAHYLKVLQREEIGSTKSRADLERDLNNWIGQYVLDMDAAQPGAYAKRPLRKAEVTVSDVEGEPGWYKVGLKVTPHFKYEGAFFELSLVGKLDKAK from the coding sequence ATGGCCGAGAAGGAACAGCAGGCTCAGACCGGTCCGGGCGCCGAAGGGGATCTCCTGGACCAGATCATGGCCGAGACGAAGCTCCAGCCGACGGACGAGAGCTACAGCGTCGCCCGCACCGGGCTCGAGGCGTTCGTCCGCCAGCTGATCGACCGCCGCGCCGAGGCGCCGCGGGTCAACCAGAACCTCGTGAACGAGATGATCGCCGAGATCGACCGCAAGATGTCGAAGCAGCTCGACGCGGTGCTCCACAACGAGGAGTTCCAGCGGCTGGAGTCGTCGTGGCGCGGCCTGAAGATGGTCGTGGACCGGACCGACTTCCGCGAGAACGTGAAGATCGAGCTGCTCAACGTCTCCAAGGAAGACCTCCTCTCCGACTTCGAGGACGCGCCGGAAATCACCAAGTCCGGCCTCTACAAGCTGGTCTACACCGACAACTACGGCGTCTTCGGCGGCGAGCCGGTCGGGGCGATGGTCGCCAACTACAGCTTCGGCCCCGGCGCGCAGGACGTGCGGCTGCTCCAGAACTGCGCCGCGGTGGCCGCGATGTCGCACGCGCCGTTCCTCGCCGCGGGCGGGCCGGAGTTCCTCGGCGAGAAGGACTTCCTCAAGCTGCCGAACCTCAAGGACCTGAAGTCGATCTTCGAGGGGCCGCAGTATGCCAAGTGGCGTTCGTTCCGCGACAGCGAGGACGCGCGCTACGTCGGCCTGACGATGCCGCGCTTCCTGCTGCGGCTGCCGTACGGCCCCGAAACGGTGCCGGTGAAGGCGTTCGACTACCAGGAGGACGTTTCGGGGAACCACCAGAGCTACCTCTGGGGCAACTCCTCGTTCGCCCTCGCCTCGCGCCTCGCCGACAGCTTCGCCAAGTACCGCTTCTGCTCCAACATCGTCGGCCCCAAGGGGGGCGGCGCGGTCGAGGACCTGCCGGTCCACGTCTTCGAGTCGATGGGCGAGATGGAGGCGAAGATCCCGACCGAGGTCCTGCTCTCGGAGCGGCGCGAGTACGAGCTGTCCGAGGAAGGGTTCATCGGCCTCGCGATGCGCAAGGGCTCGGACAACGCCTGCTTCTTCTCCGCCAACTCCTGCCAGAAGCCGAAGAACTTCGGGCAGTCGAAGGAGGGGAAGATGGCCGAGGCGAACTACAAGCTCGGCACGCGCCTCCCGTACATCTTCATCGTCACGCGTCTCGCGCACTACCTGAAGGTCCTGCAGCGCGAGGAGATCGGCTCGACGAAGTCCCGCGCCGACCTCGAGCGCGACCTCAACAACTGGATCGGCCAGTACGTCCTCGACATGGACGCCGCGCAGCCCGGGGCCTACGCCAAGCGGCCGCTGCGCAAGGCGGAAGTGACCGTCTCCGACGTCGAAGGGGAGCCCGGCTGGTACAAGGTCGGCCTCAAGGTGACGCCGCACTTCAAGTACGAAGGGGCGTTCTTCGAGCTGTCGCTGGTGGGGAAGCTGGACAAGGCGAAGTGA
- the tssB gene encoding type VI secretion system contractile sheath small subunit: MANEGTVAPRERVNITYKPATGDAQAEVELPLKMVMVGDYTLRADERPLEERKPIRIDKDNFDDVLRNQKLELAVNVDDTLSGKKDEQIGVQLKFDSMKDFAPEEVAKQVPELKQLLELRAALQALKGPLGNLPAFRKKLQALLESEADVQRVLSELGADEAK, translated from the coding sequence ATGGCCAACGAAGGAACCGTAGCGCCGCGCGAGCGGGTCAACATCACGTACAAGCCGGCCACGGGAGACGCGCAGGCCGAGGTCGAACTGCCGCTGAAGATGGTCATGGTCGGCGACTACACGCTCCGCGCGGACGAACGCCCGCTCGAGGAGCGGAAGCCGATCCGCATCGACAAGGACAACTTCGACGACGTCCTGCGGAACCAGAAGCTCGAGCTGGCGGTCAACGTGGACGACACGCTGTCCGGCAAGAAGGACGAGCAGATCGGCGTGCAGCTGAAGTTCGACTCGATGAAGGACTTCGCGCCGGAGGAAGTGGCGAAGCAGGTCCCGGAGCTGAAGCAGCTGCTGGAGCTGCGGGCCGCACTGCAGGCGCTCAAGGGGCCGCTCGGCAACCTGCCGGCGTTCCGGAAGAAGCTGCAGGCGCTCCTGGAAAGCGAAGCGGACGTGCAGCGCGTGCTGTCCGAGCTGGGCGCGGACGAGGCGAAGTGA
- a CDS encoding type VI secretion system-associated protein TagF codes for MTDGLALACYGKLPFWPEYLEVGLVSPGARALKDWLHRGAEQARLDASGPVGGPGPDVRRRFFLFGVPGGGELIAGLIAPSADQGGLRSFPFALVAQFPRRDFGRQYALAPLALAQTWGALEECRRVVAAAPDRDAFVERLAGCRAPRPLPREAVRGFFDAWLAERAEGLLAAEDGAALARLDRAMPQVVAAVGRGEAPLPLVLPAGTSLEQAAFAASFWLSLLNADLFWRRFTPAVFIDAPLEDGPRRATFVGEALPPGDYAAALGVSARGSFRPAEDGAAGAAPDVWPTFRAMFKRWSGR; via the coding sequence GTGACGGACGGTCTCGCGCTGGCCTGCTACGGCAAGCTGCCGTTCTGGCCCGAGTACCTCGAGGTGGGGCTGGTCTCGCCGGGCGCCCGCGCGCTCAAGGACTGGCTCCACCGCGGCGCCGAGCAGGCGCGGCTCGACGCGAGCGGGCCGGTCGGCGGACCGGGGCCCGACGTCCGTCGCCGGTTCTTTCTCTTCGGCGTGCCCGGGGGCGGCGAGCTGATCGCCGGCCTGATCGCGCCGAGCGCCGACCAAGGCGGGCTGCGCTCGTTCCCGTTCGCCTTGGTCGCGCAGTTCCCGCGGCGCGACTTCGGCCGGCAGTACGCGCTCGCGCCGCTCGCGCTGGCGCAGACGTGGGGCGCGCTCGAGGAGTGCCGGCGCGTCGTCGCCGCGGCGCCCGACCGGGACGCCTTCGTCGAGCGGCTCGCCGGCTGCCGCGCGCCGCGTCCGCTGCCGCGCGAGGCGGTGCGCGGCTTCTTCGACGCCTGGCTCGCCGAGCGCGCCGAGGGGCTGCTCGCCGCCGAGGACGGCGCGGCGCTGGCGCGGCTCGACCGGGCGATGCCCCAGGTCGTCGCCGCGGTGGGCAGGGGCGAGGCCCCGCTGCCGCTCGTGCTGCCCGCGGGGACGAGCCTCGAGCAGGCGGCGTTCGCGGCGAGTTTCTGGCTCTCGCTGCTCAACGCGGATCTCTTCTGGCGGCGCTTCACCCCCGCGGTCTTCATCGACGCGCCGCTCGAGGACGGCCCGCGGCGGGCGACGTTCGTCGGCGAGGCGCTTCCTCCGGGCGACTACGCCGCCGCGCTCGGCGTTTCGGCGCGCGGCAGCTTCCGGCCCGCGGAGGACGGCGCCGCCGGCGCCGCGCCGGACGTGTGGCCCACGTTCCGCGCGATGTTCAAGCGTTGGAGCGGACGATGA
- the hcp gene encoding type VI secretion system tube protein Hcp translates to MAYEFYVSIEGQKQGKFKGESPREAHKAKLPGVRFSYECVSPRDANTGQASGKRQHRPVTFTKEWGASSPQIFQALVTNEVLKTVLFEFVHTTPEGTEEVYHTVKLTNATVSGLQQFVGESEEGNKGELYATRELETVSMTFQKIEIENKVGKTVAMDDWHN, encoded by the coding sequence ATGGCCTACGAGTTCTACGTTTCGATCGAGGGGCAGAAGCAGGGGAAGTTCAAGGGCGAGAGCCCGCGCGAGGCGCACAAGGCCAAGCTGCCGGGCGTCCGCTTCTCCTACGAGTGCGTGAGCCCGCGCGACGCCAACACCGGCCAGGCCTCGGGCAAGCGCCAGCACCGCCCGGTGACCTTCACCAAGGAATGGGGCGCGTCCTCGCCGCAGATCTTCCAGGCGCTGGTCACGAACGAGGTCCTCAAGACCGTGCTGTTCGAGTTCGTGCACACGACCCCGGAAGGGACGGAAGAGGTCTACCACACCGTCAAGCTGACCAACGCCACCGTCTCCGGCCTGCAGCAGTTCGTCGGCGAGTCGGAGGAGGGAAACAAGGGCGAGCTCTACGCGACGCGCGAGCTCGAGACGGTCTCGATGACCTTCCAGAAGATCGAGATCGAGAACAAGGTCGGCAAGACGGTCGCGATGGACGACTGGCACAACTGA
- the tssA gene encoding type VI secretion system protein TssA, whose product MTDLQGLVELIAAPISADAPGGSFARYEAEYEALKDEIDKLSSPSSAGEADWNRVVDLARAILGKTSKDLLVASYLCAALLRTDGYAGLAAGLEGTSRLVDELWPALFPEAHKQKARVAAFEWLAERLAIAVRGRAAAPDEAQALERCAAALDRLDGDLDQKLSGAGPSFRDLLGALRERAAEAAPAAPEPEPAPVPAPAVTTQPVAVQRAAAAPAAPAPVYEAPPAASEADLASSAGREEALKDTLAGLKSLASALRRGDPKLPLAYKLARVAAWGRVRALPPHTDGRTRVPNNGANPQLAQRLEGLAARGEWEALLEQCEAQFPQSVLWLDLQRLALRALEGLGAEYAAARRVVRTELEELLSAFPALLDLRFDNDAPFASDETRAWAHATILAPAPAAAPSAPRAAAAAGDQDAQFEETLNEARDLARDGRAADGFALLAGAVASASSRRRAFARRLAAGRLMLELREARLALAQAEALDEDLRCHGLDVWEPALAAEALGLLLACHRALPRGGDGKSSPDSARRADEAFARLARIDPAAAFGFKG is encoded by the coding sequence GTGACTGACCTTCAGGGACTCGTCGAGCTGATCGCCGCGCCGATCTCGGCCGACGCGCCGGGCGGATCGTTCGCCCGCTACGAGGCCGAGTACGAAGCGCTCAAGGACGAGATCGACAAGCTCTCCTCGCCGTCGTCGGCGGGAGAGGCCGACTGGAACCGTGTCGTCGATCTCGCGCGCGCCATCCTCGGCAAGACGTCGAAGGACCTGCTCGTCGCCAGCTACCTCTGCGCCGCGCTGCTGCGGACCGACGGCTACGCCGGCCTCGCCGCGGGGCTCGAAGGGACGTCGCGGCTGGTGGACGAGCTGTGGCCGGCGCTGTTCCCCGAGGCGCACAAGCAGAAGGCGCGCGTCGCCGCGTTCGAGTGGCTCGCCGAGCGGCTGGCGATCGCGGTGCGCGGGCGCGCCGCGGCGCCGGACGAGGCGCAGGCGCTCGAGCGGTGCGCGGCGGCGCTCGATCGCCTCGACGGCGATCTGGACCAGAAGCTGTCGGGCGCCGGGCCCAGCTTCCGCGACCTGCTCGGCGCGCTGCGCGAGCGGGCCGCCGAGGCCGCGCCCGCGGCGCCGGAGCCCGAGCCCGCGCCGGTCCCCGCGCCGGCGGTGACGACGCAGCCGGTCGCCGTGCAGCGGGCCGCCGCGGCGCCCGCCGCGCCGGCGCCGGTCTACGAGGCGCCGCCCGCGGCGTCGGAGGCGGACCTCGCCTCGAGCGCCGGACGCGAAGAGGCGCTCAAGGACACCCTCGCCGGGCTGAAGAGCCTCGCCTCCGCGCTGCGGCGCGGCGACCCGAAGCTCCCGCTCGCCTACAAGCTGGCGCGCGTCGCCGCGTGGGGACGGGTGCGCGCGCTGCCGCCGCACACCGACGGCCGGACGCGCGTCCCGAACAACGGCGCGAACCCGCAGCTCGCGCAGCGGCTCGAAGGACTCGCCGCGCGCGGCGAGTGGGAGGCGCTGCTGGAGCAGTGCGAGGCGCAGTTCCCGCAGTCGGTCCTCTGGCTCGACCTGCAGCGGCTGGCGCTGCGAGCGCTGGAGGGGCTGGGCGCCGAGTACGCCGCCGCGCGCCGCGTCGTGCGCACGGAGCTGGAGGAGCTGCTATCCGCGTTCCCCGCGCTGCTCGACCTGCGCTTCGACAACGATGCCCCGTTCGCCTCGGACGAGACGCGGGCTTGGGCGCACGCGACGATCCTCGCCCCCGCGCCGGCGGCCGCGCCGAGCGCGCCGCGCGCCGCCGCGGCGGCGGGGGACCAGGACGCGCAGTTCGAGGAGACGCTGAACGAGGCGCGCGACCTCGCCCGCGACGGGCGGGCGGCGGACGGCTTCGCGCTGCTCGCCGGGGCGGTCGCCTCGGCCTCGTCGCGGCGGCGCGCCTTCGCGCGCCGGCTCGCCGCGGGGCGGCTGATGCTCGAGCTGCGCGAGGCGCGGCTCGCCCTCGCCCAAGCCGAGGCGCTCGACGAGGACCTCCGCTGCCACGGGCTCGACGTCTGGGAGCCGGCGCTGGCCGCGGAGGCTTTGGGACTGCTTCTGGCCTGCCACCGCGCGCTGCCGCGCGGGGGGGACGGCAAGAGTTCGCCCGACTCGGCGCGACGCGCCGACGAGGCGTTCGCGCGGTTGGCCCGCATCGATCCGGCCGCCGCGTTCGGATTCAAGGGGTGA
- the tssF gene encoding type VI secretion system baseplate subunit TssF encodes MFNRYYEDELAFLREMGAEFARANPAAAPFLAERGADPDVERLLEGFAFLAGRIRQKLDDDFPELTQALMELLWPHVLRPLPGFTIMQFEPLPQMVRRATVVPRGAEVAASAIEGTVCPFRTTAPARLLPLSLEDAVVERPAGSAGRLRLALRPSPGAKPEEIELSPLRLHLHGDPATAYALYLALTRRLKGGALRAGSKVVEVAPRGAPGGFGEDEALLPFPATSFPGFRTLTEYFAAPQKFLFVDIVNLPRLDALGDVAAGEFELLLEFSETPEGALRAGPENVRLHCAPAVNLFAADSEPLRVDHEKVAYRLRPAGVDPLHGEVFSVDAVEGWVRGSAAARPYRAFQSFAHVVERAGEGGTVYYQVERRASPLDERVDTLLSFVAGDAAPAPPPSETVVAKLTCTNRGLPARLRVGDVSRATDGSPTCARFRNIAPVTPGYPPPLGGELHWRLLSHLALSHRSLGEIDVLRGLLAVYDLPALFDRQAARRLALRLEGLRSARIVAEETLLRGAPLRGSRLELLVDESGFAGDGEMLLFGAALDEFLSEYAALNSYCRLALRGAKQGETFSWPPRLGRRPLA; translated from the coding sequence ATGTTCAACCGCTACTACGAAGACGAGCTGGCCTTCCTGCGCGAGATGGGCGCCGAGTTCGCGCGGGCGAACCCCGCCGCGGCGCCGTTCCTCGCCGAGCGCGGCGCCGATCCGGACGTCGAGCGCCTGCTCGAGGGGTTCGCCTTTCTCGCCGGGCGGATCCGCCAGAAGCTGGACGACGACTTCCCGGAGCTGACGCAGGCGCTGATGGAGCTGCTCTGGCCGCACGTCCTGCGGCCGCTCCCCGGCTTCACGATCATGCAGTTCGAGCCGCTGCCGCAGATGGTGCGGCGCGCGACGGTCGTGCCGCGCGGGGCCGAGGTCGCCGCGTCGGCGATCGAAGGGACCGTTTGCCCGTTCCGCACGACCGCCCCGGCGCGGCTGCTGCCGCTCTCGCTGGAGGACGCGGTCGTGGAGCGTCCCGCGGGTTCGGCGGGTCGGCTGCGCCTCGCGCTGCGTCCCTCGCCCGGCGCCAAGCCGGAGGAGATCGAGCTCTCGCCGCTTCGCCTGCACCTGCACGGCGACCCGGCGACGGCGTACGCGCTCTACCTCGCGCTGACGCGGCGGCTCAAGGGGGGCGCGCTCCGCGCCGGCTCGAAGGTCGTCGAGGTCGCGCCGCGCGGCGCGCCCGGCGGCTTCGGCGAGGACGAGGCGCTGCTGCCGTTCCCGGCGACGTCGTTCCCGGGGTTCCGCACGCTGACCGAGTACTTCGCCGCGCCGCAGAAGTTCCTCTTCGTGGACATCGTCAACCTGCCGCGCCTCGACGCGCTCGGCGACGTCGCGGCGGGGGAGTTCGAGCTGCTGCTCGAGTTCTCGGAGACCCCCGAGGGCGCGCTGCGCGCCGGCCCGGAGAACGTCCGGCTGCACTGCGCGCCGGCCGTGAACCTCTTCGCCGCCGACTCCGAGCCGCTGCGCGTGGACCACGAGAAGGTCGCCTACCGGCTGCGTCCCGCGGGGGTCGATCCGCTGCACGGCGAGGTCTTCTCCGTGGACGCGGTCGAGGGCTGGGTCCGCGGCAGCGCGGCCGCCCGGCCGTACCGCGCGTTCCAGTCGTTCGCGCACGTCGTCGAGCGCGCGGGCGAAGGGGGCACGGTCTACTACCAGGTCGAGCGCCGCGCCTCGCCTCTCGACGAGCGGGTGGACACGCTGCTCTCGTTCGTTGCCGGCGACGCGGCGCCCGCGCCGCCGCCGTCGGAAACGGTCGTCGCCAAGCTGACCTGCACGAACCGCGGCCTGCCGGCGCGGCTGCGGGTCGGCGACGTTTCGCGCGCGACCGACGGCTCGCCGACCTGCGCCCGCTTCCGCAACATCGCGCCGGTCACGCCGGGCTACCCGCCGCCGCTCGGCGGCGAGCTGCACTGGCGGCTGCTCTCGCACCTCGCGCTCTCCCACCGCTCGCTGGGGGAGATCGACGTCCTGCGCGGCCTCCTCGCGGTCTACGACCTGCCGGCGCTCTTCGACCGGCAGGCGGCGCGCCGTCTCGCGCTGCGGCTCGAAGGGCTGCGGTCGGCGCGGATCGTCGCCGAGGAGACGCTGCTGCGCGGCGCGCCGCTGCGCGGCTCGCGCCTCGAACTGCTCGTGGACGAGTCGGGGTTCGCCGGCGACGGCGAAATGCTCCTCTTCGGCGCGGCGCTCGACGAGTTCCTCTCCGAGTACGCCGCGCTCAACTCCTACTGCCGCCTCGCGCTGCGCGGGGCGAAGCAGGGCGAGACGTTCTCATGGCCGCCGAGACTGGGACGCCGACCGCTGGCGTGA